The following proteins are encoded in a genomic region of Struthio camelus isolate bStrCam1 chromosome 3, bStrCam1.hap1, whole genome shotgun sequence:
- the CENPF gene encoding centromere protein F isoform X3 yields the protein MELCDSLEKAKQKISHDLQVKESQVNFQSGQLNSSKKQIERLEQELKRYKCELEKSQQTLITGDLSFSGTPQKSFTAPFTPVQSHKDAKFEELEEKYNKEVEERKKLEMELRTMQVTKIIQPHSQSNLNHREIARHQASSSVFSWQQEKTPCRNQETPARRSSATSCFPWEKEANSNVVSERKEFNNSFAENCNCSSVISQLRAQNQELNSKIKDLEQHLQVLEKERKTQMNKHQEIQLQLDRMKLELIEKDNILNKTKDELTRMRTQLDQAAAQVRMMEQKMKKLSEELNCQRQNAESTRCSLEQKIKAKEKEYQEELYCQQRSLQTLDQQCNQMKNRLNQELQQAKNDFSTLQAEFDKVMAVKQRLEHDTSDLTQKLCRAEQALLAAQAKDTDLTRSFKELKKEKNLLDCQFEKKLQEIHQLEEELKTIKQSLKQSQNFAEEMKNKSIFQEAELKLLEEKFKKQDNSLSLEKLKLALADMEKQQSSTQDLLKEKENYIKEQKCKISKMEEESGAFQRILGFKERECEELKKEATSFLQWKNESDHLINNLKSEKEGMLTHINDLESSLQSQQIKNSEHSEKLRIMETEKERNSIEIKELRDMLECKIAELEAQKNAYDELQQKAEFSDKKYLKQIEIMSCKVFQLTNQVGELEEKLQLAVSEGLQRDQCYHDLLGKHEKICCLVKDTSEMIEDGEILQNDQDKTVLNDKQLAVNNSITEDHRCAKAILGIGKNKDLTILQDQISSLEISLVAQKQLNSEQKKQYEDLLQIKGETEKRLVNVEKMHESFVTETKQHISNLQVDISARQDFVEKTLTILEEKDMQLQTLNAKLEDGQAEIQDLKINNKLLEDSVRQLKLMSEKWSSEKEDMSSRICTYNKKIEKLTEENATLRDLSRALEQGQITLLEANKNISSSLKEREEIISEMSRKHREEREHIEARSEETEKELTVLQAKYKLMEEKNMNMMSILREQTIEIEEKKAELEQEKQVFSENKDILCKLIVSEEKKKHLIQELQQLQSEFSHIQNVPSVEVDSSKQETLNVGATQNKMQKHYDTLLQEKEQLIMRLERKSEPVMCDFCYERKLDLERLRKSMEEKDTELNKYQLKLELLQMDFEDSENSVENYRLQVMQLETASNIMEVELEKSKREKERMQQELLSVEELKTSDSHLTGLDEDGRSLQYNYDTVTQNCDRRGMNESYSLVFPELTSRENYRDQLASSLQVTINKLNELEKMCERLQTENLVLTSVFNDSKTDRITVINKVAEEEEKIMKADKNLKDEKAVFPDELMDQGDNSDMRVYFDNKQVPFIIRECSTGHGSDYEDLKLSSKEIKMHFAEIKEKFFSLQNEHKVLYEQHCTMSSKISELQSCIETLKAENSSLSTSLSNVNIDSVRVPLSSSQKDGQLELVETKSTISFSNLCESPSFTEVSQCDNSFNSGTYKWAEEINRLNSSGEIIPEGTGKVLVENPHDDCTLDSAKEQKSITPRKPDLESRIEELQMLCQTYEKSIKVLEDQFHLQENRRKEEIQDLKQIILSERKEIDHLKQQNISDKEEWQQKLSNLNMEMECKLAAERKQTENLSLELEAARLQLQVLDLSSRSLLCTDIEINTEQENNIFYELGAPNENTAQKNNKPNLSPCEKMAVGEKCVRENVTETVEGRLLEDSTEKLCGEQECRNVSEEISDPSDRVSVLSFSNGSSFLSAGDMFENQIRTETLQEETKQQTAENLNLIYETEESSKKVDSLMQVKELNSQLDFPHAQLTPKCSAFAELEETAIALKKINCEVKEKLESVSVDKKQLSLRVMSLEKELDNVKSELELYKVRLSDVTETETLDDVEMTNEDWHERCSEAENELRRTKSEKVNFENHALSIENDFAVLQTKYQQLERDREVELKTISNLQEHLVAVTTERNHIGQELNILSENKKELDKMYQKLQEKLKELESNKMHSTEFIRWLEDEVMTKTNLFETVKFDVDQLSNEKNILLQKLQNLEKYVESFTLEREKFQNQVADVNKEKELVVRESEMMQSKLSALEMENSKLSKSLEGLLIEKGELAARLNSAQQEVHQMRYGIEKLKVKIESDEKKKRHVAEKLKESERKADSLLDKIEKLERELQMSEENLEDAFIQLETAKAEAETLKIEMEEMVEKLKCLELEIDVLSSQKECLAKDLKEKQERVLELESSNLATVKILEEREEEKRQIKDEFENTVILLKSELKDINEKLEFSCKEQAVARAKEKELINQVGHLEQDRTILLQQCQEIKSENIKLDHSKEILVEQFMDCKQKLDEKIQENGTLQKQVKDTEQLLLQLTHMEREHECWHQEKKGLQNLITELKLKVQYFSNNETFQDILNALKMSYKDLEKELESTLSGKSTLYKKVNELTESCADLEVKLSNAEQKIAELQEEFTMERNKLAEQIQHLQEQSENNKIQLHLTMSEKNELSKSLGMVQKELQEKESEMIREISEYQDKLHQAEKDHQATLTEVNRKNKVEIQACQDKVNSLEHFISSQKMEIEHLKSNKEELNNFLKEANRTLGELQKIKADNINSIVELKKENEFARSKVQLWMKSCKQMEQEKEMLQKQIVERDELLKKKNLSADENAVTEEIRLKLEELQESVQVKSREADENLEKYCSLIVKYYKLEEANEMLKTQVTLLSGQLKQPISDAMSTALLNSDNSVTVKDQSVKGMKSDEDTTKLSSKRQRYEDTRKANGEPRSPMPEALSKKKRKDDLYQNLLAQENMDYELAGLPEVVKKGFADIPTEKVSPYILRRTTLNLRTDPCLTSQSEKLSLPTQDVKKSRSENHGELSHSTAGGSKSQKVNDEQQSQGGTVLSPMKSASRSPLCTYKQSTKMVSDNTSESHMVHKTRNSLNAQTLPEQHEQENCKVQ from the exons AAAATTATTCAGCCTCATTCCCAAAGCAACTTGAATCACAGGGAGATTGCTCGGCATCAGGCTTCCTCGTCTGTGTTTTCATGGCAACAAGAAAAGACACCGTGTAGAAATCAAGAAACCCCTGCAAGGAGAAGTTCTGCAACATCCTGTTTTCCGTGGGAAAAAGAAGCAAACTCTAATGTAGTATCAGAGAGGAAAGAGTTCAATAACAGTTTTGCTGAGAATTGTAATTGTTCTTCAGTCATCAGCCAGCTAAGAGCACAGAACCAAG agctAAATTCCAAAATTAAAGACCTAGAGCAACACCTGCAAGTtctagaaaaagagaggaaaacccAAATGAATAAACATCAAGAGATTCAACTCCAGCTGGACAGAATGAAGTTGGAATTAATAGAGAAGGATAACATTCTGAACAAAACCAAAGATGAATTGACTAGAATGAGAACACAACTTGACCAAGCTGCTGCACAG GTCAGAATGATGgagcaaaagatgaaaaaattgtCAGAAGAACTGAATTGTCAAAGACAAAATGCTGAAAGTACTCGTTGCTctttagaacagaaaataaaagcaaaggaaaaggaatacCAAGAG GAACTGTATTGTCAGCAACGTTCCTTACAAACACTGGATCAGCAGTGCAATCAGATGAAGAACAGACTGAATCAGGAGCTACAGCAAGCCAAAAATGACTTCAGCACTCTGCAGGCAGAATTTGACAAA GTAATGGCAGTGAAACAACGCTTGGAACATGATACCAGTGATCTCACCCAgaagctgtgcagagcagagcaggcttTATTAGCAGCCCAGGCTAAGGATACTGATTTGACAAGAAGCTTCAAG gaattgaaaaaggagaaaaaccttCTTGACtgtcaatttgaaaaaaaattgcaagagatCCACCAACTGGAAGAGGAGCTAAAAACCATCAAGCAGTCTCTAAAGCAGAGCCAGAACTTTGCCGAAGAGATGAAAA ATAAGAGTATATTTCAggaagcagaattaaaattactggaagaaaaatttaaaaaacaggatAACTCCCTTTCTTTGGAGAAGCTGAAATTAGCTTTAGCTGACATGGAAAAGCAGCAATCTTCTACTCAAGACTTgctcaaggagaaagaaaattatattaaagaacaaaaatgtaaaataagtaaaatggaGGAAGAATCGGGAGCTTTTCAGAGGATCCTTGGATTCAAGGAGAGAGAatgtgaagaattaaaaaaagaggctACTAGttttttgcaatggaaaaatgaaagtgaTCATCTTATAAATAACCTTAAATCTGAAAAGGAAGGCATGCTGACTCATATTAATGACTTGGAGAGTTCCCTCCAAAGTCAACAAATCAAAAATAGTGAACATAGTGAGAAACTCAGAATAatggaaactgaaaaagaaaggaatagtATAGAGATTAAAGAACTTAGAGACATGCTAGAATGTAAAATTGCAGAATTAGAAGCACAGAAAAATGCTTATGATGAACTTcaacagaaagcagaattttctgATAAAAAGTACCTGAAACAAATAGAAATTATGTCCTGTAAGGTATTCCAGCTCACCAACCAAGTTGGCGAACTAGAAGAAAAGTTACAATTAGCAGTAAGTGAAGGACTGCAAAGGGATCAATGTTACCATGATCTACTGGGTAAGCATGAGAAAATCTGTTGTCTTGTAAAGGATACTTCAGAAATGATAGAAGATGGAGAAATTCTACAAAACGATCAGgataaaactgttttaaatgaTAAACAACTCGCAGTGAATAACTCCATCACTGAGGATCACCGATGTGCAAAAGCTATTCTAGGAATAGGAAAAAACAAGGATCTGACCATCTTACAGGATCAGATCTCTTCTCTTGAGATTTCATTGGTGGCTCAAAAGCAGCTGAATTCAGAACAAAAGAAGCAGTATGAAGACTTACTGCAAATCAAGggtgaaacagaaaaaaggttAGTTAACGTAGAAAAGATGCATGAAAGCTTTGTGACAGAAACTAAACAGCATATTAGTAATTTGCAGGTGGATATTTCAGCACGTCAGGATTTTGTCGAAAAAACATTAACTATTCTTGAGGAAAAGGACATGCAACTGCAAACATTGAATGCAAAATTAGAAGATGGGCAAGCAGAGATACAGGATTTAAAGATCAATAATAAATTGCTTGAGGATTCAGTAAGACAGCTAAAGCTCATGTCTGAAAAATGGAGTTCAGAGAAAGAAGACATGTCTTCAAGGATTTGCACATATAACAAAAAAATTGAGAAACTTACTGAAGAAAATGCAACCCTTAGGGATTTAAGCAGAGCTTTAGAGCAAGGACAAATAACTTTActtgaagcaaataaaaatatttctagtagtttaaaggaaagagaagaaatcatttctgaaatgtcTAGAAAACatagagaggaaagagaacataTTGAAGCAAGatctgaagaaactgaaaaagagcTTACTGTTCTACAAGCAAAGTACAAattgatggaagaaaaaaatatgaatatgaTGAGCATTTTAAGAGAGCAGACAATTGAAAttgaggagaagaaagcagaattagAACAAGAGAAACAGGTATTTAGTGAGAATAAAGACATCTTATGTAAACTAAtagtctcagaagaaaaaaaaaagcatttgattcAAGAACTTCAGCAACTGCAGTCAGAATTTTCCCATATCCAAAATGTACCTTCTGTTGAAGTTGACTCTTCAAAACAGGAAACGTTAAATGTCGGGGCAAcacagaataaaatgcaaaagcacTATGATACCTTACTTCAAGAGAAGGAGCAATTGATCATGAGACTAGAAAGGAAAAGTGAACCCGTAATGTGTGACTTCTGTTATGAAAGGAAACTCGATTTAGAACGGTTGAGGAAGTCCATGGAAGAAAAGGACACTGAGCTGAACAAATACCAGCTAAAACTCGAGCTTCTTCAAATGGATTTTGAGGACAGTGAAAACTCTGTAGAAAACTACAGGTTACAAGTGATGCAGTTGGAGACTGCTTCAAATATAATGGAAGTAGAACTTGAGAAAagtaagagggaaaaagagagaatgcaGCAAGAACTCCTGTCTGTTGAAGAACTGAAAACTTCAGATTCTCACCTTACAGGGTTAGATGAAGATGGCCGCTCATTGCAGTATAATTACGATACTGTTACCCAGAATTGTGACAGAAGAGGGATGAATGAAAGTTATTCATTGGTCTTCCCTGAACTGACCTCAAGAGAAAATTATCGTGACCAACTGGCATCATCTTTGCAGGTAACAATAAACAAACTGAATGAGCTGGAGAAAATGTGTGAAAGATTGCAGACTGAAAACCTAGTATTAACCTCTGTATTTAATGACTCAAAAACTGATAGGATCACAGTTATTAATAAAGTggctgaagaggaagagaaaataatgaaagcagataaaaatttaaaagatgaaaaagctgttttccctgATGAACTTATGGATCAAGGTGATAACAGTGATATGAGAGTATATTTTGATAATAAGCAAGTACCCTTCATAATTAGAGAATGCAGTACTGGGCACGGTTCTGACTACGAAGATCTCAAATTGTCcagcaaagaaattaaaatgcattttgctgaaataaaagaGAAGTTCTTTTCTTTACAGAATGAGCATAAAGTATTATATGAACAACACTGCACTATGAGCTCAAAAATATCTGAGCTGCAGTCTTGTATTGAAACACTGAAGGCAGAAAATTCTTCATTGTCAACAAGTCTGAGCAATGTTAATATAGATTCAGTGAGAGTGCCACTATCTTCTAGCCAAAAGGATGGACAGTTGGAATTAGTCGAAACTAAGTctactatttctttttcaaatctttGTGAAAGCCCCTCTTTTACAGAAGTGAGTCAGTGTGATAATTCTTTTAACAGTGGTACATACAAATGGGCGGAGGAAATTAATCGGTTAAATAGTTCAGGAGAAATAATTCCAGAAGGTACAGGAAAAGTTTTAGTGGAAAATCCTCATGATGATTGCACGCTGGACTCTGCTAAAGAGCAAAAGAGCATTACCCCTAGGAAACCTGACCTCGAGAGTAGAATTGAAGAACTTCAAATGCTGTGTCAGACATATGAGAAGTCCATCAAGGTGCTTGAAGACCAATTTCACCTTCAGGAaaataggagaaaggaagaaatacaagaCCTGAAACAAATcatactttctgaaagaaaagaaatagatcaTCTCAAACAGCAAAATATATCTGACAAGGAAGAATGGCAGCAGAAACTCAGTAACCTAAATATGGAAATGGAGTGCAAACTGGCAGCAGagaggaaacaaactgaaaatctgTCTTTGGAGCTAGAAGCAGCAAGACTCCAACTACAAGTCCTTGATTTGAGTTCTCGTTCACTGCTGTGCACTGATATTGAGATT AACACTGAACAAGAAAACAACATCTTTTATGAGTTGGGAGCACCTAACGaaaacacagcacagaaaaataacaaacctAACCTAAGTCCCTGTGAGAAAATGGCTGTAGGAGAGAAATGTGTGCGTGAAAATGTAACTGAGACTGTTGAAGGAAGATTACTAGAAGACAGTACTGAGAAGCTGTGTGGAGAACAAGAATGTAGAAATGTGTCGGAAGAAATCTCTGACCCTTCAGACCGTGTCAGTGTATTGTCATTTTCCAATGGTAGCAGTTTTTTGAGTGCAGGGGATATGTTTGAAAATCAAATTAGAACTGAAACTCttcaggaagaaacaaaacagcaaactgctgaaaatctgaatttgatCTATGAGACGGAGGAAAGCAGTAAAAAAGTTGATTCACTAATGCAAGTCAAGGAATTAAACTCACAGTTGGACTTTCCGCATGCACAGTTAACTCCTAAGTGTTCAGCTTTTGCAGAACTAGAAGAAACTGCCatagcacttaaaaaaataaactgtgaagtaaaagaaaaactggaatCAGTTTCTGTTGATAAGAAGCAGTTATCTCTTAGAGTAATGTCTTTAGAAAAAGAACTTGACAACGTAAAGTCTGAGCTGGAATTATATAAAGTTAGATTGTCTGATGTAACAGAAACAGAGACACTGGATGATGTAGAAATGACCAATGAAGACTGGCATGAAAGATGTAGTGAAGCTGAAAATGAACTGAGGAGGACAAAATCTGAGAAAGTAAATTTTGAGAACCATGCCTTGTCCATAGAGAATGATTTTGCAGTGCTTCAGACAAAATATCAGCAGTTAGAAAGGGACAGAGAAGTTGAACTGAAAACTATTTCTAACCTTCAAGAGCACCTTGTTGCAGTCACAACAGAGAGAAACCATATCGGTCAAGAActaaatattttgtctgaaaataaaaaagaattggaTAAAATGTATCAGAAACTGCAAGAGAAATTAAAAGAGCTAGAATCAAATAAAATGCATTCTACTGAATTCATTAGATGGTTAGAGGATGAAGTGATGACAAAAACAAATCTCTTTGAGACTGTAAAATTTGATGTAGATCAgttatcaaatgaaaaaaatattcttctgcaaAAGTTGCAAAATTTGGAAAAGTATGTAGAGTCTTTCACCTTAGAAAGAGAAAAGTTCCAAAACCAAGTAGCAGATGTGAACAAGGAAAAAGAGCTGGTTGTGAGAGAATCTGAAATGATGCAGAGTAAATTAAGTGctttagaaatggaaaattccAAGCTCTCCAAATCTTTGGAAGGCTTGTTAATTGAAAAAGGTGAACTTGCTGCCAGACTAAACTCAGCACAGCAAGAAGTACATCAAATGAGATATGGAATTGAGAAGCTGAAAGTAAAAATTGAATCTGATGAGAAGAAAAAACGTCACGTTgctgaaaagctgaaagaaagtgaaaggaaagctGATTCTCTTCTAGACAAAATTGAGAAGCTTGAAAGAGAATTGCAGATGTCAGAGGAAAATCTAGAAGATGCATTTATTCAATTGGAGACTGcaaaagcagaggcagaaacattaaaaattgaGATGGAAGAGATGGTTGAAAAGTTGAAATGTTTAGAATTAGAAATTGATGTCCTCAGCTCACAAAAAGAGTGTTTGGCTAAAGAtttaaaggaaaagcaagaaagagtCCTGGAACTAGAGTCTTCAAATTTGGCTACAGTAAAAATATtagaagaaagggaggaagaaaagaggcaaaTCAAGGATGAGtttgaaaatactgtaatattgctgaaatctgaactcaaagatataaatgaaaaattagaatTTTCCTGCAAGGAGCAAGCAGTTgctagagcaaaagaaaaagaattaatcaATCAGGTAGGTCATCTTGAACAAGACAGAACAATATTATTACAACAATGTcaggaaataaaaagtgaaaatatcaaATTGGATCATTCAAAGGAAATACTTGTTGAACAATTTATGGATTGTAAGCAAAAATTGGATGAAAAGATTCAAGAAAATGGTACTCTTCAAAAGCAGGTGAAAGATACAGAGCAGCTCCTTTTGCAGTTGACACATATGGAACGTGAGCATGAATGCtggcaccaggaaaaaaaagggctaCAGAATTTGATCACTGAATTGAAGCTGAAGGTGCAATACTTTTCTAATAATGAAACTTTTCAGGATATCCTGAATGCTCTAAAAATGTCTTATAAAGACCTTGAGAAGGAACTGGAATCTACACTTTCGGGAAAGTCCACTTTGTATAAAAAG GTAAATGAACTGACTGAAAGTTGTGCTGATTTGGAAGTCAAACTAAGTAACGCTGAACAGAAGATTGCCGAATTACAGGAAGAATTTACTATGGAAAGGAACAAGCTTGCTGAACAAATACAACATCTTCAAGAACAGTCAGAAAACAACAAA ATTCAGCTGCATCTAActatgtcagaaaaaaatgaactgagTAAGAGTTTGGGGATGGTTCAGAAAGAGTTACAAGAAAAAGAGAGTGAAATGATAAGAGAAATATCGGAATATCAAGATAAACTTCATCAAGCAGAGAAAGATCACCAGGCTACTCTGACAGAAGTAAACCGAAAG aaTAAAGTAGAAATTCAGGCTTGTCAAGATAAAGTGAATTCATTGGAGCACTTTATCAGCTCACAAAAAATGGAAATTGAGCATTTGAAGTCAAATAAAGAGGaattaaataattttcttaaagaaGCAAATCGGACCTTAGGAGAACTCCAAAAAATTAAG GCTGACAATATTAACAGTATAGTTgaactaaagaaagaaaatgaatttgctcGTAGTAAAGTGCAGCTGTGGATGAAATCCTGTAAACAGAtggaacaggaaaaggaaatgttgCAGAAACAAATAGTGGAACGTGATGAgctgttaaagaagaaaaatctaa GTGCTGATGAGAATGCCGTTACAGAAGAAATTAGGTTAAAACTGGAGGAATTACAGGAATCTGTACAAGTGAAAAGCAGAGAGGCAGACGAGAACTTGGAGAAATACTGCTCTCTAATTGTTAAATATTATAAGCTAGAAGAAGCAAATGAGATGTTAAAAACGCAAGTCACTTTGTTGAGCGGTCAGCTGAAACAGCCAATAAGTGATGCTATGAGCACTGCTTTGCTGAATTCAGATAACTCAGTAACAGTTAAGGATCAGTCAGTCAAAGGGATGAAGTCAGATGAAGATACTACTAAACTTTCAAGTAAAAGGCAGAGATATGAAGACACCAGGAAAGCTAATGGAGAACCAAGATCCCCCATGCCAGAGGCTTTatcaaaaaagaagaggaaggatgatCTGTATCAAAATTTGCTTGCCCAGGAGAATATGGACTATGAGCTGGCTGGACTTCCAGAAGTAGTGAAAAAAG ggtTTGCTGATATTCCCACCGAAAAGGTTAGCCCTTATATTTTACGTAGAACAACCCTAAATCTAAGAACAGATCCTTGTCTGACTTCCCAGAGTGAGAAATTGTCTTTGCCTACACAAGATGTAAAAAAAAGCAGATCAGAGAATCATGGTGAGCTCTCTCATTCAACAGCTGGTGGCAGCAAATCACAAAag GTAAATGATGAGCAGCAGTCCCAAGGAGGAACAGTTCTCTCACCAATGAAGTCTGCTTCAAGATCACCACTTTGCACATACAAGCAATCCACAAAAATGGTTTCTGATAATACTAGTGAGAGTCATATGGTGCACAAAACCAGAAATTCCCTAAATGCACAAACACTACCTGAGCAACATGAACAAGAAAACTGTAAGGTGCAGTAA